Proteins found in one Anabas testudineus chromosome 1, fAnaTes1.2, whole genome shotgun sequence genomic segment:
- the wdr83 gene encoding WD repeat domain-containing protein 83 has translation MAFPLPRPQAPQLPQHLLRTIDCRQGAVRAVRFNTDGNYLLSCGSDKTLKLWSVSRGTLLKTYSGHGYEVLDADSSYDNSQICSCSSDKTVILWDVATGQVTRKLRGHAGKVNCVQFNEEATVILSGSIDGTVRCWDTRSKRYEPIQVLDEARDSVSSLKVAQHELLTGSVDGRVRRYDLRMGQLHVDFISSPITCVCFSQDGQCTLSSSLDSTVRLLDKSTGEMLGEYTGHKMKGYKLDCCLSSKDTHVLSCSEDGHVYCWDLVEGSLSLKLPVGKAVVQSLSFHPTETCLLTAMEGRVQVWGAEPEETEDDAMAT, from the exons ATGGCGTTTCCTCTGCCCCGACCCCAGGCTCCTCAGCTTCCCCAGCACCTGCTCAGGACCATAGACTGTCGGCAGGGAGCTGTCAGGGCTGTTCGCTTCAATA CTGATGGGAATTACCTGTTGTCCTGTGGTAGTGACAAAACTCTAAAGCTGTGGAGTGTGAGCCGAGGGACCCTgctgaaaacatacagtggcCATGGATATGAGGTTCTGGATGCAGATAG TTCCTATGACAACAGCCAGATTTGTTCCTGCAGCTCTGACAAGACAGTGATCCTGTGGGACGTCGCCACAGGCCAGGTCACACGCAAACTAAGAGGTCATGCTGGG aaagTCAATTGTGTCCAATTCAATGAGGAAGCAACTGTCATTCTGTCTG GATCCATAGATGGGACAGTCCGGTGCTGGGACACCAGGTCCAAAAGATATGAACCCATCCAGGTTCTTGATGAGGCTCGGGACAGTGTCAGCAGCCTGAAGGTGGCACAACATGAGCTGCTCACCGG GTCGGTGGATGGCAGAGTGAGGCGTTACGACCTGAGAATGGGGCAACTGCATGTGGACTTCATCAGCA gtcccattacatgtgtgtgtttcagtcaaGATGGTCAATGCACTCTGAGCTCCAGCCTGGATTCAACAGTCAGACTACTGGATAAGAGCACCGGAGAAATGCTGGGAGA GTATACTGGACATAAGATGAAGGGTTACAAGCTGGACTGCTGCTTATCTTCTAAAGACACCCACGTCCTAAGCTGCTCAGAGGACGGGCATGTCTACTGCTGGGACCTTGTGGAG GGGTCTTTGTCATTGAAGCTACCAGTGGGAAAAGCTGTTGTCCAGTCGCTGTCTTTCCACCCTACAGAGACATGCCTCCTCACAGCCATGGAGGGTCGTGTCCAGGTGTGGGGGGCAGAGCCggaggagacagaggatgaTGCAATGGCCACATAG
- the wdr83os gene encoding protein Asterix: MASNNMADPRRQNKILRYKPPSTETNPTLEDPTPDYMNLLGMIFSMCGLMLKLKWCAWIAVYCSFISFANSRSSEDTKQMMSSFMLSISAVVMSYLQNPQPMSPPW; this comes from the exons ATGGCCTCCAACAACATGGCAGACCCGAGGAGACAAAATAAGATTTTAAG ATACAAACCCCCCAGCACAGAGACCAACCCCACACTGGAGGACCCCACGCCTGACTACATGAACTTGCTCGGCATGATCTTCAGCATGTGTGGACTGATGCTCAAG ctgaagTGGTGTGCCTGGATTGCAGTCTACTGCTCTTTCATCAGTTTTGCAAACTCCAGAAGCTCAGAGGACACCAAGCAGATGATGAGCAGCTTCAT gtTGTCCATCTCAGCAGTTGTGATGTCCTACCTCCAGAACCCACAGCCAATGTCTCCACCCTGGTAA